The segment TTAATAAAGGCAATAGAAACAGTTCAAAGTGAACAGAATTTTAAAAGTGGTATAAAATATATATTTGTGTTACTGCTATTTGCTTTAGTATTTTTCTTAATTAGTGCTTTTAAATTCAAAAGTAAAAATAATTCTACTAAATTCATATAAGTATTTTATAAGAAACTAGATTATCTAGTTTCTTATGTTGTATATATTGGAAAATATAAAATATAATGTTATAATAAGAACAAATATCATAATGAATTTGAGGGATAAATATGAGGCAGTTATTTTATATTTGTTTTGTTACTGGGATTTTGTATACACTCATTTCCGTGTTACTTGGGGGGATTTTTGATGTATGTAACATTGGAGTAGATCTTGATTTTAATTTTGAATTTCCTTTTTTATCTTTTCTAAAACCTGTTATAATAATGACATTTTTAATAGTTTTTGGAGGTATTGGACTTTTAGGGTTAAATAAAGGGTGGAAACATATTTTTCTAATAGCTTTTATTTTGGGTTTTGTTACTGCATTTTTAATGTGGAGGTTAGTTATA is part of the Haloimpatiens sp. FM7315 genome and harbors:
- a CDS encoding NfeD family protein, translated to MRQLFYICFVTGILYTLISVLLGGIFDVCNIGVDLDFNFEFPFLSFLKPVIIMTFLIVFGGIGLLGLNKGWKHIFLIAFILGFVTAFLMWRLVIVNLMKAQNTSCVNRKELIGLTATVIETIRQNGIGAISYSVNGNKYSSPAKNSEDYEISRGKKVIIVKINQNIFYVNPLDELKD